A segment of the Chloroflexota bacterium genome:
CAAAGTATGTGATCTGAGTGAAGTGGACGTGCTCATTACAGATCGGGGCATTCCGCCGGCTATGCTGGAACGGTTGCGCGAGGCGGAATTGACCGTTGAGTTGGTGTAAGGCACAATATCACGTATTGCAGGGCATACTTCTGCGTGAATTTAGATAATCCTGGAGGAAAGTACAATGGAACTTAGAGTCGATCCACAAGCCGCGTATAAGGTGCAGCCTGGACAAACAGAAACCTATGTGGCCTTTCGCACTGCTATCCCGAAGCCCCCACATGAGGACGCTCATCTTCGTCATATCTTCCGTTTCTACATCAGCCGGGCCATGCAGAAACGCGGCGAGCAGGATATTTACGTCCTTCCCTCACTGATGGTGGGGGACCAGCATATCCAGGTGGATGTTTTGGCATCGTCGCCAGGCAAATATACCGTCGCCATCTGCGAACCCGCTTCTGTAACGCCGGAGACAGAAACGCTCCTCGAGGTTCTGAAAGATGCGGATCACACCGAGAC
Coding sequences within it:
- a CDS encoding transcriptional regulator, with the translated sequence KVCDLSEVDVLITDRGIPPAMLERLREAELTVELV